A window from Zingiber officinale cultivar Zhangliang chromosome 7A, Zo_v1.1, whole genome shotgun sequence encodes these proteins:
- the LOC122002683 gene encoding putative pentatricopeptide repeat-containing protein At3g08820 has translation MTLKSSILWREMAVAVPAVSGPESFASSASYLERLLLLTRRRKLPKPIHAHAFRLGLAHNSHLLCLLLASYFDVGQSSHALLLFRAAHQSDNIFLWNTVIRGLVSVQQMEDAVRSFTLMRLEGPSPDNFTVPLVLKACARLLHAGLGMQIHAHILKAALEEDVFVKTSLISFYGRCGFLDYAERLFEEMPVRNVVSWTSIISVYLTDGRLEEAINMFRRLLSAGLAPDSFTLVRIVTACSQLGDSKTGEWIHRFVEDHGLNRNLFVATSLVNMYAKFGSMNKAQVVFDEMVEKDVVCWSAMICGYSSNGLPREALDLFLKMQTANLVPDCYTMVGVLSACARLGALELGRQVSQLMDAKDFLMNPVLGTALIDMYTKCGSVTQAWSIFKWMVEKDLIVWNAMISGLAMTGYGKLSFGLFTQLEKMGIQPDENTFIGLLCSCSHTGLVDDGKRFFNSISSIYSLKPRVEHYGCMVDLFCRAGLLEAAYQLINEMPMEANAVVWGAMLGGCKLHRDTKMAEHVLKKLIYLEPENSGNYVLLSNIYSANGRWDNSAKLRLLMKEKGIQKTPGCSWVELKGIIHEFHVGDTSHPLAKEIYFKLDELDKKLKEKGFMPTTEVVLFDIEEEEKELSVGHHSEKLAIAFCLISTETEDTIRVVKNLRICNDCHAAIKLISDVTKREIVIRDNNRFHCFKDGFCSCNDYW, from the coding sequence ATGACGCTGAAGTCATCAATACTTTGGCGGGAAATGGCCGTCGCCGTCCCCGCCGTCTCCGGCCCAGAATCTTTCGCCTCCTCCGCGTCCTACCTTGAGCGTCTCCTCCTCCTAACTCGACGACGCAAACTGCCCAAGCCCATCCATGCCCACGCCTTCCGCCTCGGCCTCGCCCATAACTCACACCTCCTCTGTCTTCTCCTCGCCTCCTACTTCGATGTTGGTCAATCCTCCCACGCTCTCCTCCTCTTCCGCGCTGCCCATCAATCGGACAACATCTTTCTCTGGAACACCGTTATTAGAGGCCTCGTCTCCGTCCAACAAATGGAAGACGCCGTCCGTTCCTTCACCCTCATGAGGCTGGAAGGTCCATCGCCCGACAACTTCACGGTGCCTTTAGTCCTCAAGGCCTGCGCGAGGCTTCTGCACGCTGGACTTGGAATGCAGATACATGCCCATATTCTAAAAGCGGCGCTTGAGGAAGATGTTTTCGTCAAGACGAGTTTGATCTCCTTTTACGGAAGATGTGGCTTCCTGGATTACGCCGAGAGGCTGTTCGAGGAAATGCCTGTTAGAAATGTTGTTTCTTGGACTTCGATTATTAGCGTGTATCTTACTGATGGGAGGCTAGAGGAGGCCATCAACATGTTCAGAAGGTTGTTGTCTGCGGGTTTAGCACCGGATAGTTTTACTTTGGTCAGGATAGTGACTGCTTGTTCACAGTTAGGGGACTCAAAGACTGGGGAATGGATACATAGATTCGTGGAAGACCATGGATTGAACAGGAATTTGTTCGTTGCCACTTCACTGGTGAACATGTATGCTAAATTTGGAAGCATGAACAAGGCTCAAGTTGtatttgatgagatggtggaaaaagatGTTGTGTGCTGGAGTGCGATGATATGTGGGTATTCATCTAATGGGCTTCCTCGAGAGGCCTTAGACCTGTTTTTAAAAATGCAAACTGCCAACCTCGTACCTGATTGCTATACCATGGTCGGAGTGCTTTCAGCTTGTGCCAGATTGGGAGCTCTTGAATTAGGCAGACAAGTAAGTCAATTAATGGATGCAAAAGACTTCCTTATGAACCCTGTATTAGGGACAGCATTAATCGATATGTATACAAAATGTGGAAGTGTTACTCAAGCCTGGAGTATCTTTAAGTGGATGGTGGAAAAAGACCTTATAGTTTGGAATGCAATGATTTCTGGCCTTGCTATGACTGGCTATGGGAAGCTGTCATTTGGTCTTTTCACTCAACTTGAGAAGATGGGAATTCAACCTGATGAGAACACTTTCATTGGACTTCTTTGCAGCTGTTCACATACTGGGCTAGTGGACGATGGCAAGCGATTTTTCAATAGCATAAGCAGCATCTACTCTTTGAAACCCAGAGTTGAGCACTATGGTTGTATGGTTGATCTGTTTTGTCGTGCAGGTTTGCTAGAGGCGGCATATCAGTTGATCAATGAAATGCCTATGGAGGCTAACGCTGTTGTCTGGGGTGCAATGCTTGGTGGCTGCAAGCTGCATCGTGACACTAAAATGGCTGAGCATGTGTTGAAGAAACTCATTTACTTAGAGCCTGAAAACTCTGGGAACTATGTTCTGCTATCCAATATCTATTCGGCAAATGGGAGATGGGATAACTCTGCAAAGTTGAGGTTGCTCATGAAAGAAAAAGGAATACAAAAGACACCTGGTTGTAGTTGGGTTGAGTTGAAAGGCATCATACATGAGTTCCATGTAGGGGATACATCACATCCACTGGCCaaagaaatttattttaagcttgaTGAGTTGGATAAGAAGTTAAAAGAAAAGGGGTTCATGCCAACAACAGAAGTAGTTCTCTTTGAcatagaagaggaagagaaagagcttTCAGTTGGACATCATAGTGAAAAGTTGGCAATTGCTTTTTGTCTAATCAGTACTGAAACTGAAGACACAATCAGAGTGGTGAAAAACCTTCGCATATGCAACGATTGTCATGCGGCAATAAAACTCATATCAGATGTCACCAAACGTGAGATAGTAATTCGAGACAATAACAGATTCCACTGTTTTAAAGATGGTTTCTGTTCTTGTAATGATTATTGGTGA
- the LOC122000519 gene encoding uncharacterized protein LOC122000519, which translates to MGNSLRCCLACVLPCGALDVVRIVHLDGNVEEYSRPVHAGKILSANPHHVLTTPCSPGVASRKILIVSPETELKRGRLYFLIPGTSLPTPGEKKKRKVSRRKQKLEKEAEGETHLESKAACHLRRRNGRVGLWRPNLESISED; encoded by the coding sequence atGGGAAACAGCCTGCGGTGTTGCTTGGCTTGCGTGCTCCCCTGCGGCGCCCTCGACGTCGTCCGCATCGTCCACCTCGACGGCAACGTCGAAGAGTACAGCCGGCCAGTTCACGCTGGCAAGATCCTCTCCGCCAACCCTCACCACGTCCTGACCACGCCCTGCTCGCCAGGCGTGGCCTCTCGCAAGATCCTGATCGTGTCGCCGGAAACCGAACTAAAACGGGGTCGACTCTACTTCCTCATCCCGGGGACATCGCTGCCGACGCcgggggagaagaagaagaggaaggtatCGCGGAGGAAGCAGAAGCTGGAGAAGGAAGCGGAGGGAGAGACGCACCTGGAGTCGAAGGCGGCGTGCCACCTCCGCCGGCGGAACGGCCGCGTCGGCCTGTGGCGGCCGAACCTCGAGAGCATATCGGAGGACTGA